In Nitrospirota bacterium, the following proteins share a genomic window:
- a CDS encoding polyprenyl synthetase family protein yields the protein MNFKEYFEDHQKQIDNTLRKILPPVNTFPEQLHEVIHYSLFAGGKRLRPVLVLASCEAVGGVSEKCLPFAGAVELIHTYSLIHDDLPSMDNDDYRRGCLTAHKKFGEANAILAGDALLTEAFYILSSFCKSEKEKALGCQIIQDLSFAAGSRGMVGGQVLDLALQGRKEVTPEMLQRLHQHKTGALISVSVRIGALIGEATDQQLKALEAYGQRVGLAFQITDDILDIEGTQAELGKSVGKDKTAHKTTFPDVIGLDGSKKLQKELVGQALDALAIFDRQADPLRAIGRYSIERKK from the coding sequence ATGAACTTTAAAGAATATTTTGAAGACCATCAGAAGCAAATCGATAATACCTTAAGGAAAATTCTTCCCCCTGTTAATACTTTTCCAGAACAACTTCATGAAGTCATTCATTACTCTCTTTTCGCTGGGGGAAAACGGCTCCGGCCTGTCTTGGTGTTGGCCTCCTGCGAAGCTGTGGGAGGCGTGAGCGAAAAATGCCTGCCGTTCGCGGGCGCGGTGGAATTGATCCACACCTATTCCCTGATCCATGACGACCTTCCCTCCATGGACAATGATGACTATCGAAGAGGCTGCCTGACTGCCCATAAAAAATTCGGAGAGGCAAACGCGATTCTTGCGGGGGACGCCTTGCTGACCGAGGCTTTTTACATTCTCTCCTCGTTTTGCAAATCCGAAAAAGAAAAAGCATTGGGGTGCCAGATCATTCAGGATTTAAGTTTTGCCGCCGGGAGCCGGGGAATGGTGGGAGGCCAGGTGCTTGACCTTGCTCTTCAGGGCAGGAAAGAAGTGACTCCGGAAATGCTGCAGAGGCTTCATCAGCATAAAACCGGCGCTTTAATTTCGGTGTCCGTCCGCATTGGAGCTCTCATTGGAGAGGCGACAGATCAACAGCTTAAGGCTTTAGAGGCCTACGGCCAGAGGGTGGGGCTTGCTTTTCAAATTACGGATGATATTCTGGATATCGAAGGGACTCAGGCAGAGCTTGGCAAAAGTGTCGGTAAAGACAAAACAGCCCATAAAACAACGTTTCCTGATGTGATCGGCCTTGACGGGTCTAAAAAGCTTCAGAAAGAATTGGTCGGCCAGGCGCTGGATGCTTTAGCGATTTTCGACCGCCAGGCGGATCCTCTCCGTGCCATTGGCCGGTATAGTATCGAAAGGAAGAAATAA
- a CDS encoding 1-deoxy-D-xylulose-5-phosphate synthase: MKLLDQILFPSDLRKLSREQLPLVAREIRERIIEVVSVNGGHLGAGLGAVEITLALHYLFNTPEDRIVWDVGHQAYPHKILTGRNGLFNTIRQFNGISGFPKRGESIYDTFGVGHAGTAISAALGMVEARDQKGLKHKVIAVVGDGALTSGLALEGLNHAGALRKDMIVILNDNEMSISKNVGAISAYLNRLLTGKMFTALKKETEYILKNIPKIGEPMFKVAKMAEEGMKGLIGPGIIFEELGFHYIGPIDGHRLDHILLTLENIKQLSGPFLLHLVTKKGKGYPPAEKEQAAFHGTSAFHIETGEPKKKSTMPTYTRIFAETVVCLAQTDSRIVAITAAMPEGTGLTRFQKDFPERFYDVGIAEQHAVTFAGGLAAEGMRPVVAIYSTFLQRAVDQIIHDICIQNLPVLFCLDRAGLVGEDGATHHGVFDMAFLSAVPQMVVMAPKDENEFRRMIKTGIEWEGPSAIRYPRGEVVGVNLDDEIVSLPVGKGEVLLEGSDLFILAIGSMVQEALRAAEMLAKKGISAGVFNARFAKPLDREKILGIVRKTPWLATLEEHALAGGFGSKVLELLQEEGCSPKILRIGIPDHFVEQGSQKILRENAGLDAQKIALKIEKFFKRNEFCEVQIAEGNPQGSGIHP, encoded by the coding sequence ATGAAACTATTGGATCAGATTTTATTTCCTTCCGATTTAAGAAAATTATCCCGGGAACAGCTCCCGTTGGTCGCCCGGGAGATTCGGGAAAGGATCATAGAGGTCGTCTCTGTGAATGGCGGGCATTTGGGGGCAGGCCTTGGGGCTGTGGAAATTACCCTGGCGCTTCATTATCTTTTTAATACTCCGGAAGACCGGATCGTTTGGGATGTCGGCCACCAGGCTTACCCTCATAAGATTTTGACCGGCCGAAATGGTCTTTTTAATACGATTCGTCAATTTAACGGGATCAGCGGGTTTCCTAAACGCGGTGAAAGCATCTATGATACCTTTGGCGTTGGACATGCGGGCACCGCTATTTCTGCCGCTCTGGGGATGGTTGAAGCCAGAGACCAGAAGGGTTTAAAACATAAGGTGATCGCCGTCGTCGGCGACGGAGCGCTGACCTCGGGTCTTGCCCTCGAGGGTTTAAATCATGCCGGCGCCCTGAGAAAAGATATGATCGTCATTTTAAATGATAATGAAATGTCGATCTCAAAAAATGTGGGAGCGATTTCTGCCTATCTCAACAGGCTTTTGACGGGAAAAATGTTTACCGCCTTGAAAAAAGAAACGGAGTATATTTTAAAAAATATTCCGAAAATCGGCGAGCCGATGTTCAAGGTAGCCAAGATGGCGGAAGAGGGGATGAAGGGCCTGATCGGGCCCGGTATTATTTTTGAAGAACTTGGATTCCATTACATCGGTCCTATAGATGGACACCGCCTGGATCATATTTTATTGACCCTGGAAAATATCAAGCAGCTTTCCGGTCCATTTCTTCTGCATCTTGTTACCAAAAAAGGGAAGGGGTATCCTCCTGCTGAAAAAGAGCAGGCGGCGTTCCATGGAACTTCCGCGTTTCATATCGAAACCGGAGAGCCTAAAAAGAAATCGACGATGCCGACCTATACCAGAATCTTTGCTGAAACGGTTGTTTGCCTGGCCCAAACCGATTCGCGTATCGTTGCCATTACCGCGGCCATGCCGGAAGGGACAGGTTTAACGCGGTTTCAAAAGGATTTCCCCGAACGGTTTTATGATGTCGGGATTGCGGAACAGCATGCGGTGACCTTTGCGGGAGGGTTAGCGGCCGAAGGGATGCGTCCCGTCGTGGCGATTTACTCGACTTTTCTTCAGCGGGCCGTCGATCAGATTATCCATGATATCTGCATCCAGAACCTCCCGGTTTTATTCTGCCTGGATCGGGCCGGACTGGTGGGAGAGGACGGGGCAACCCATCACGGCGTATTTGATATGGCTTTTCTTTCAGCGGTTCCACAGATGGTGGTCATGGCGCCCAAGGATGAAAATGAGTTCCGGCGGATGATCAAGACGGGAATAGAATGGGAAGGCCCTTCTGCGATTCGTTATCCCCGTGGAGAAGTGGTCGGGGTGAATTTAGATGATGAAATTGTTTCTTTACCGGTCGGAAAGGGGGAGGTCCTTCTGGAAGGTTCCGACCTTTTTATTCTGGCCATTGGGTCAATGGTACAGGAGGCCTTGCGGGCAGCGGAAATGCTGGCCAAGAAAGGGATTTCAGCCGGGGTTTTCAATGCCCGATTCGCAAAACCATTGGATCGGGAAAAGATTCTTGGAATCGTTCGTAAAACACCCTGGCTGGCGACTTTGGAAGAACATGCTTTAGCCGGAGGCTTTGGCTCAAAGGTCCTGGAACTTTTACAGGAAGAAGGCTGTTCCCCAAAAATTCTTCGAATCGGAATTCCCGACCATTTTGTTGAACAGGGCAGTCAAAAAATACTCAGGGAAAATGCCGGTTTAGATGCCCAAAAAATCGCTTTAAAAATTGAGAAGTTTTTCAAAAGAAATGAGTTTTGCGAGGTACAAATTGCTGAGGGGAACCCTCAGGGTTCTGGAATTCATCCGTAA
- a CDS encoding TlyA family RNA methyltransferase — translation MKTSALPKKKRLDQLLVENHLVPSREKARQLIMAGAVYIKGSRVDKPGTLIFPSEIEIRGKVIPYVSRGGVKLEQALTAFNVSPQKKTVLDAGASTGGFTDCLLQKGAVKVYAVDVGYGQLAWKLQKDPRVVRIERVNVRYLEREKIGEKVDLVVIDLSFISLTLVLEHLSKFLKPDGEMIALIKPQFEVGKGEVGKGGIVRDEKLRQKAVQKIEKFSADLGFQSAGVVESPILGQKGNKEFLIHLKRSSNQ, via the coding sequence ATGAAGACGTCAGCTTTACCTAAAAAGAAAAGGCTGGATCAACTTCTTGTTGAAAATCATTTGGTTCCCAGCCGGGAAAAGGCTCGTCAGCTCATCATGGCAGGCGCTGTTTATATTAAAGGATCCCGCGTGGATAAACCGGGCACCCTGATTTTTCCTTCTGAAATTGAAATCAGGGGAAAAGTCATTCCTTATGTCAGCCGCGGGGGCGTAAAACTTGAACAGGCGTTAACCGCCTTTAATGTATCTCCTCAGAAAAAGACGGTTTTGGATGCCGGGGCGTCTACTGGAGGATTTACCGATTGTCTCCTTCAGAAAGGGGCCGTTAAGGTTTATGCGGTTGATGTCGGTTACGGTCAGCTTGCCTGGAAATTGCAAAAAGACCCGAGGGTCGTGCGAATAGAAAGAGTGAATGTCAGGTATTTAGAGCGGGAAAAAATTGGTGAAAAAGTCGATCTGGTGGTGATCGATCTCTCATTTATTTCATTAACTTTAGTTTTAGAGCATCTATCGAAATTCTTAAAGCCGGATGGCGAGATGATTGCCCTCATCAAACCTCAGTTTGAAGTTGGAAAAGGGGAAGTGGGGAAGGGGGGCATTGTCAGAGATGAGAAATTGCGTCAAAAAGCGGTCCAGAAAATTGAAAAGTTTAGCGCTGACCTGGGGTTTCAATCGGCCGGCGTTGTGGAATCTCCGATATTAGGACAAAAAGGAAACAAGGAATTCTTAATCCATTTAAAACGCTCATCAAATCAATAG
- a CDS encoding NAD-dependent epimerase/dehydratase family protein: protein MKVLVTGGAGFIGSHIVDRLIFEGHEVVVVDNLSTGKKRNINKEAKFYKLDILHSKLEKIFKKEKPEMISHHAAQIDVRRSTDDPLFDAQVNILGLIHLLECGVKYGSKQVIFASSGGAIYGEQYQFPASETHSTCPVSPYGISKLAGEKYLYYYKQNRGLEYACLRYANVYGPRQDPFGEAGVVAIFTQKLLRKEQAIINGNGMQTRDYVYVDDVVEANMAAMQARPLHTDTFNVGNGVETSVNQLYKMLQELTESTTKEIHGPEKRGEQIRSCLASSKIQKLLEWEPKIPLKTGLQKTVEYFRALLKK from the coding sequence GTGAAAGTTTTGGTTACCGGTGGCGCTGGTTTTATAGGTTCTCATATTGTCGATCGTCTTATTTTTGAAGGTCATGAGGTCGTCGTGGTCGATAATCTGTCGACCGGGAAGAAGAGGAATATCAACAAAGAGGCAAAATTTTACAAACTGGATATCCTTCATTCCAAACTGGAAAAGATTTTTAAAAAAGAAAAACCGGAAATGATCAGCCATCATGCCGCGCAAATTGACGTCCGAAGGTCTACGGATGATCCCCTGTTTGATGCCCAGGTAAACATATTGGGGCTAATTCATTTGCTCGAATGCGGGGTGAAATATGGCAGCAAGCAGGTTATTTTCGCTTCTTCAGGCGGTGCGATCTATGGAGAACAATATCAGTTTCCCGCGTCGGAAACCCATTCGACCTGCCCGGTAAGTCCTTATGGAATCAGCAAGCTGGCCGGAGAAAAATATCTCTATTACTATAAACAAAATAGAGGCCTCGAATATGCCTGTCTTCGATACGCCAATGTGTATGGGCCCCGGCAGGATCCCTTTGGAGAGGCCGGGGTGGTCGCTATTTTCACCCAGAAATTGCTGAGGAAAGAACAGGCGATCATCAACGGCAACGGGATGCAGACGCGGGATTATGTTTACGTCGATGATGTCGTAGAGGCCAATATGGCCGCCATGCAGGCCAGGCCTCTTCATACGGATACCTTTAACGTTGGAAACGGCGTGGAGACCTCGGTGAATCAACTCTATAAAATGCTTCAGGAATTAACAGAAAGCACGACTAAAGAGATTCATGGACCTGAAAAAAGAGGGGAGCAGATACGGAGCTGCCTCGCCTCTTCTAAAATTCAAAAATTGCTGGAATGGGAGCCAAAGATCCCCCTTAAAACAGGACTTCAAAAAACCGTCGAATACTTCCGTGCGTTATTAAAGAAATAA